The DNA region TCCAATAAGACTTTAGAAGTATTGAAAGACTGCTTTCTCAAGCTCCTTCACGAACTTCAACTCCTCGTTCCAATAAGACTTTAGAAGTATTGAAAGATACGGGTTTCATGAAGCAGAGAAAGGAAGCGCAAGGTTCCAATAAGACTTTAGAAGTATTGAAAGTTACAGCTGATGGAATCAATAATGAACTCAATACAAAGTTCCAATAAGACTTTAGAAGTATTGAAAGTTACAGCTGATGGAATCAATAATGAACTCAATACAAAGTTCCAATAAGACTTTAGAAGTATTGAAAGTTACAGCTGATGGAATCAATAATGAACTCAATACAAAGTTCCAATAAGACTTTAGAAGTATTGAAAGTTCACCACCTCCTTAACGGCTCTCACGCTCCTTCTTCTGTTCCAATAAGACTTTAGAAGTATTGAAAGGCATTTAGACTAATCACTGCTGAAACTATCCACCAAGTTCCAATAAGACTTTAGAAGTATTGAAAGCAAAGAGGAAGGAGGGCGATAGCATGAGTAGATTTGTTCCAATAAGACTTTAGAAGTATTGAAAGCTTGCAAGAGGGAAGCTCTTCATCATACGTTGAGCCTGGTTCCAATAAGACTTTAGAAGTATTGAAAGTGGAGTGTTTTGTTTCAAGAGTGGCAAGAATCTGAGGTTCCAATAAGACTTTAGAAGTATTGAAAGTATTTCGTTGGTTGGCTACCAGCACAGCTTATCTTTGGGTTCCAATAAGACTTTAGAAGTATTGAAAGTACATTCTTCTCATTGAGTTGTATAGGCTCTATCGAGTTCCAATAAGACTTTAGAAGTATTGAAAGCAGTGCAATGTTTGTAGGTCTAAGAGAGCAATGGACTGTTCCAATAAGACTTTAGAAGTATTGAAAGGCTGGAATGGATGCAGTTAATAGCGTTGTTTTGAAAGTTCCAATAAGACTTTAGAAGTATTGAAAGACTGTCGTCGATGAACAGGAAATGATCTTACTTCAATGGTTCCAATAAGACTTTAGAAGTATTGAAAGTGCTGCCTCCTCTACATCCTCCATTTCGAGAATTGGAGTTCCAATAAGACTTTAGAAGTATTGAAAGTCTGATGATACTCAATCATCGGGTGGGGGGGCAACAAAGTTCCAATAAGATTACTCCCCAGTGTGCTGTTAAGGTTCAGGAACTAAAGATGCATTTATAAGCTTTTAAAGCAATCCAATTTTGGTGAGTAGGTTGAAAGCTGAGAGAGCGAAGGAAATTTTGGTACATCTTTTAGAAATTCCCTCCCCGTCTGGACATGAAGATAGAGTTGCACTCCACATAATGGAGTTCCTCCACAAGCTCGATTACGATGTTCATATAGAGAGTGACGGCGAGATAATAGATTTGGTTGTAAACCCTGATGCTGAGCTTTTCTTTGAGGTGCACATGGACACCATACCCATTAGAATTAAACCCTTTGTGAGGGGAAATATGGTCTATGGAACTGGAGCGAGCGACATAAAAGGCGGCATAGCAAGTGTTCTCCTAATGCTCGAAAACCTAAGAAGGCTCAAACAAGACCTAAACGTTGGAGTGGTCTTCGTAAGCGACGAAGAGCATGGGGGTAGGGGAAGCGCACTTTTCATGGAGCGCTATAAACCCAAAATGGCTGTTGTTTTAGAGCCTACTGACTTAGAAGTGCATATAGCCCATGCCGGGAATATAGAGGCTTACTTCGAGGTTGATGGCAAAGAGGCTCACGGTGCTTGTCCAGAGAGTGGTGAAAACGCTATAGAGCTAACTTACAAGATGCTTGAGAAGCTCAAAGCTTTAGAGCCATTTAAGAAGAGGGGCAAGTATTTTGATCCGCATGTAGGCCTGCAGGAGCTCATATGTGAGAACCCTTACTACTTAATACCCAGCCTCTGCAAAGGGCGTTTAGAGGCCCGTCTCCTCCCGGATCAAGAAGTTGAGGATGTTTTAGACCTCTTCGAACCAATTTTAGAGGAATACACTCTAAGATATGAGTACACAGAGATATGGGATGGCTATGAGCTTGAGGATGATGAGGAGATAGTGCAAATAGCAAAGCAGGCGATGGAAAGAACAGGCTTAGATGAATTTGGTGCTATGAGAAGCTGGACCGATGCAATAAACTTCGTATACAACGGCACGAGAACAATAGTTTTTGGGCCCGGCAATTTGGACATCTCCCACACGAAGAACGAGCACATAGACGTTAGGGACATCGTGAGCGCGAGCGAGTTTTTAATGGAAATAAATGAAATATATGGGAAGGGAAGATAGCTCAGCTTTCTTCATTTTCTTCATCTTCGTCCTCTTCATCCTCTTTTTCGCCATGTTTGTTCTCTTCCATGTGCTCTCTGCCCTTCTTATGCTTTTCCATCTCTTCGTATTCCTTCTTCTCTTTCCATTTCATTCTCAAAGTGAGCTTCTCCTTGTGCAGCCTCTCCTTTATAATGTCTTTAAGCTCATCTAAGGTCTGGAGTGCGGTTTGGTAATCCCCGCTCTCGTATGCCTCTTCTGCTTTTTCGAGGAGTGCCTTCTCGACAGTAACATTTAGGCCAAACTCTTCCATAGTGTCTATTATTTCTTCAAGCTTTTCAAGCTGTATTTCGATTTTCGCTGTTTGGTTTGTTTTGAGTACCTTCTCCACGTGCTCGTTTGCGAACCTTATGACAATCTCTGCGTGGCTCTTTGCCGCTGTGGCTAAACCGTATGCCCTGCCATACTTGCCTTCATCATAAGCTTCTTTTGCTTCTTCAAGCTTTTCTTCCGCTAGATCGAGCAGCCTCTCCGCACTTGGGATGTCTATCTCATCGACAAGTGTTTTAGCGAGCATCGTTTTGTTCTCGGCTATTTCAATTGCCTCCCATGCCACATCAGCTGTGATATTAGCCATGTCCTCGGTTATGTTGGCCTTAATCTCCTTTTCGATTTCGACTTCAACTTCTTTTGTAACGTTCTCTGAAAGTGGAGTCTTGATTATAATTACGTGGCTAACTTTGATGACAGCCAGTATCTTAATCTGTTCTTCTGTGTTATCATCGTTAACATACACAGGTATTACCATCTTTGAAATTTTTACTTTCTTTATTGCCCCAAAGTCGTTCCCATGAGCTATTACTATTTTGACGTTCTCCAACAGGTCGGGGTAGTTCTCTATTATATACTGGAGCACTGCAATGTTTGTTTCAAACCTGTTCTTTCCCCAGAGTCTCGCATAGGAGATTCCCACTTCATCTAAATCCTCCTCATACGCCTTTGGAACTGCAGCTGGACCGCCTATAATCAGCACCTCGTCGGGGCTGGCGGTGACTAGCTCCGCTGTGACGTTTGGGTTGTAAATCCCCCATGGAGTCACCACGACGGAGACGTTCAAGCTTTCAGCGAGCTTTTCTGCTAATGTATAATCGGCTTCATTATCACTCACGAGGATTATCAGATTTAAGCTGTTTGTCTGTGTGCTCTGGGCCTTGATGAGTGGCACTGAACTCGCTAAAACCAAAACTCCAAACACGAATGCTATCACTTTTTTCCACACCATACTTATCACCTCACTTTATTCCTATGAAAAACTCTTATTTAAGCTTTTTTCACGAAATCGTCAACAAAAATTCATGTTTGTTTAAATAAAAGCATTCTTCATGCTTTTTTGCCTTCCAACTGTTAAAGAAAGTTTTTCAACGTTTATTAACGTTTAAACTCCATGGATAAATCTTGAGATTTGAAAATATGACATCAATATGCTGCTTTTTTATGTCACTGGACAGTTAAACCATTAAC from Palaeococcus pacificus DY20341 includes:
- a CDS encoding cell wall-binding repeat-containing protein encodes the protein MVWKKVIAFVFGVLVLASSVPLIKAQSTQTNSLNLIILVSDNEADYTLAEKLAESLNVSVVVTPWGIYNPNVTAELVTASPDEVLIIGGPAAVPKAYEEDLDEVGISYARLWGKNRFETNIAVLQYIIENYPDLLENVKIVIAHGNDFGAIKKVKISKMVIPVYVNDDNTEEQIKILAVIKVSHVIIIKTPLSENVTKEVEVEIEKEIKANITEDMANITADVAWEAIEIAENKTMLAKTLVDEIDIPSAERLLDLAEEKLEEAKEAYDEGKYGRAYGLATAAKSHAEIVIRFANEHVEKVLKTNQTAKIEIQLEKLEEIIDTMEEFGLNVTVEKALLEKAEEAYESGDYQTALQTLDELKDIIKERLHKEKLTLRMKWKEKKEYEEMEKHKKGREHMEENKHGEKEDEEDEDEENEES
- a CDS encoding M20/M25/M40 family metallo-hydrolase, which encodes MKAERAKEILVHLLEIPSPSGHEDRVALHIMEFLHKLDYDVHIESDGEIIDLVVNPDAELFFEVHMDTIPIRIKPFVRGNMVYGTGASDIKGGIASVLLMLENLRRLKQDLNVGVVFVSDEEHGGRGSALFMERYKPKMAVVLEPTDLEVHIAHAGNIEAYFEVDGKEAHGACPESGENAIELTYKMLEKLKALEPFKKRGKYFDPHVGLQELICENPYYLIPSLCKGRLEARLLPDQEVEDVLDLFEPILEEYTLRYEYTEIWDGYELEDDEEIVQIAKQAMERTGLDEFGAMRSWTDAINFVYNGTRTIVFGPGNLDISHTKNEHIDVRDIVSASEFLMEINEIYGKGR